From a single Paraburkholderia youngii genomic region:
- a CDS encoding MFS transporter has translation MIYWQPIIPDSGAQTTAHQLIAQAFIAVGLWLGLEGTDLTPGQRRTTWLAIIIPHTLWFAIVWSVAIHGVFHLSSSPPTVPLLPLAIILPVVIGAPLLLFSKRVGQVLDVMPAAWLVALQLYRVFGSWALAAWLHGALPDLVALPAGTGDVLTGLFAVPAAIAVASGTVQGRKAALVWNIFGLADFAVAVTLGIVTSPGRFQLIVPNVPGINAGAYPYVLTPAFVVPSSILLHALSLRQLTRRRAGRPASGEDRRAILRPLDA, from the coding sequence TTGATCTACTGGCAACCGATTATCCCGGACAGTGGCGCTCAAACCACGGCACACCAGTTGATTGCCCAGGCGTTCATCGCGGTCGGCTTGTGGCTCGGCCTCGAAGGCACCGACCTGACGCCGGGTCAACGCCGCACGACCTGGCTTGCGATCATCATCCCGCACACACTATGGTTCGCGATCGTCTGGAGCGTCGCGATCCACGGCGTCTTTCACCTGAGCTCCTCACCCCCAACGGTGCCGTTGCTGCCGTTGGCGATCATCCTGCCGGTGGTCATCGGCGCGCCGCTGTTGCTGTTTTCGAAGCGGGTCGGCCAGGTGCTCGACGTGATGCCGGCGGCTTGGCTGGTCGCTCTTCAGCTTTACCGGGTGTTCGGAAGTTGGGCTCTCGCTGCCTGGCTGCATGGTGCGCTGCCAGATCTCGTGGCATTGCCAGCGGGAACTGGCGATGTACTGACGGGCTTGTTCGCCGTGCCGGCGGCAATCGCGGTGGCGAGCGGTACAGTTCAAGGGCGGAAGGCGGCGCTCGTCTGGAACATCTTCGGCCTCGCCGATTTCGCCGTCGCGGTTACCTTGGGGATAGTAACCTCGCCCGGCCGCTTCCAGTTGATCGTTCCGAACGTGCCAGGCATTAACGCCGGCGCTTATCCGTATGTGCTGACCCCTGCTTTCGTGGTGCCGAGTTCGATCCTGCTGCACGCGCTGTCGCTACGCCAGTTGACCCGACGACGTGCAGGACGACCAGCAAGCGGCGAGGATCGAAGGGCGATTCTGCGACCTCTTGATGCTTAG
- a CDS encoding alpha/beta hydrolase family protein: MSSRTVRGGHAARRHVATLRYQFPYMERGSKRVDSPAVAHAAVRAAVAEGRRRLPALPLFAGGRSFGGRMTSQAQAISPLDGVRGLAFVAFPLHPAGAPGMERARHLADVTVPMLFLHGTRDKLAELHLLRSVVDMLGPRATLHVVDDADHSFHVRASSGRTDAEVVLELARTMSAWFFAEGEFVPVT, encoded by the coding sequence ATGTCTTCGCGCACGGTGCGGGGCGGGCATGCAGCACGCCGGCATGTCGCCACATTGCGCTACCAGTTTCCGTACATGGAGCGGGGCTCCAAGCGGGTGGACTCGCCGGCCGTGGCACATGCTGCCGTGCGGGCAGCCGTCGCAGAGGGCCGCCGGCGGCTGCCAGCCCTGCCGCTCTTCGCGGGCGGCAGGTCGTTCGGCGGCCGCATGACGTCCCAGGCCCAAGCCATCTCCCCGCTCGACGGCGTGCGTGGCCTCGCTTTCGTCGCGTTCCCGCTGCACCCGGCGGGCGCGCCCGGCATGGAGCGGGCACGGCACCTGGCAGACGTCACGGTGCCAATGCTCTTCCTGCACGGCACGCGCGACAAACTGGCCGAGCTTCACCTGCTGAGGTCGGTAGTCGATATGCTGGGGCCACGCGCCACGCTGCATGTGGTGGACGACGCAGATCATTCGTTCCACGTGCGCGCGTCCTCCGGTCGGACCGACGCGGAGGTCGTGCTCGAACTGGCACGGACGATGTCGGCGTGGTTCTTCGCCGAAGGAGAGTTCGTGCCCGTTACCTGA
- a CDS encoding MFS transporter, with translation MQTAVIGLARTASRYRWAVCALLFFATVINYMDRQILGLLAPVLQHDIGWSQVQYGRIVIAFSAFYAVGLLCFGRIVDWLGTRISYALAMLIWSVAAVLHAAVGSVTGFAMVRALLGIGEGGNFPAAIKTTAEWFPRRERALATGIFNSGANIGAVFAPAIIPPLALAFGWRAAFVIVGAIGIVWLAVWFAFYRSADPRSLEEGQDEVEVLDAANVNARAPGWGVLIRKRQTWAFLIGKFLTDPVWWFYLFWLPKWLNESRGMDMQHIGLPLVCIYAMTTLGSIGGGWLSSAFLRSGWSVNAARKTAMLICACCVLPIAFVSQVDNLWGAVAIVGLAAAAHQGWSANLFTTASDLFPKRALGAVVGIGGMAGSIGAVLFSEVIGQVLQRTGHYWVLFAIGALAYLVALAVMQMLTPRMTPAKLDA, from the coding sequence ATGCAAACCGCCGTCATCGGGCTCGCCCGCACCGCCAGCCGCTACCGCTGGGCGGTGTGCGCGCTGCTCTTCTTCGCGACCGTGATCAACTACATGGACCGTCAGATTCTCGGTCTGCTCGCGCCAGTGCTGCAGCACGACATCGGCTGGTCCCAGGTGCAGTACGGCCGCATCGTGATCGCCTTCTCAGCGTTCTACGCAGTCGGCCTCTTGTGCTTCGGCCGCATCGTCGACTGGCTGGGCACGCGCATTTCTTACGCGCTCGCCATGCTGATATGGAGCGTGGCTGCAGTCCTGCACGCGGCGGTCGGCTCGGTGACCGGCTTCGCCATGGTGCGTGCGCTGCTCGGCATCGGCGAGGGCGGCAACTTCCCGGCCGCCATCAAGACGACTGCCGAATGGTTCCCGCGCCGCGAGCGCGCGCTTGCGACCGGCATCTTCAACTCAGGCGCCAATATCGGCGCGGTGTTCGCGCCCGCCATCATTCCGCCGCTCGCGCTGGCGTTCGGCTGGCGCGCGGCGTTCGTGATCGTCGGGGCGATTGGCATCGTCTGGCTGGCCGTATGGTTCGCGTTCTACCGATCCGCCGACCCGCGCTCCCTCGAGGAGGGGCAGGACGAAGTCGAGGTGCTCGATGCCGCCAACGTGAATGCCCGCGCGCCGGGCTGGGGTGTACTGATCAGAAAGCGCCAGACGTGGGCATTCCTGATCGGTAAGTTCCTGACCGATCCGGTGTGGTGGTTCTATCTGTTCTGGCTGCCGAAGTGGCTCAACGAGTCGCGCGGTATGGACATGCAGCACATCGGCTTGCCGCTCGTCTGCATCTATGCGATGACGACCCTCGGCAGCATCGGCGGCGGCTGGCTCTCTTCGGCGTTCCTGCGCTCAGGATGGAGCGTGAACGCCGCGCGCAAGACGGCGATGCTGATCTGCGCGTGCTGCGTGCTGCCGATCGCGTTCGTCTCACAAGTCGACAACCTCTGGGGCGCAGTCGCGATCGTCGGACTGGCGGCGGCAGCGCATCAGGGCTGGTCCGCGAACCTCTTCACCACGGCGTCCGATCTGTTCCCGAAGCGCGCGCTGGGCGCGGTGGTCGGCATCGGCGGGATGGCGGGTTCGATCGGCGCGGTGCTGTTTTCGGAAGTAATCGGGCAGGTCCTGCAACGCACCGGCCATTACTGGGTGTTGTTCGCGATCGGCGCACTTGCCTACCTCGTCGCCCTGGCCGTGATGCAGATGCTGACGCCGCGCATGACGCCCGCGAAGCTCGACGCGTGA
- a CDS encoding HU family DNA-binding protein produces the protein MAKKTAGSSAKKTEAKTAVKKEASPKKTTAATATPKPLKEQFTKASLASHVATQAGVEPKQAKAVLAALESTILGAVHKKGAGEFTLSGLLKIGVQQVPAKKKRFGKDPFTGEERWFDAKPATVRLKVRPLKKLKDAAAA, from the coding sequence ATGGCAAAGAAGACCGCAGGCTCTTCAGCGAAGAAAACTGAAGCGAAAACCGCAGTGAAGAAGGAAGCATCGCCAAAGAAGACAACTGCCGCAACCGCGACACCCAAACCCCTGAAAGAGCAATTCACCAAGGCGTCGCTTGCGAGCCATGTTGCCACGCAGGCCGGTGTTGAACCGAAGCAGGCAAAGGCGGTGCTCGCCGCACTCGAAAGCACCATCCTCGGCGCCGTCCATAAGAAAGGGGCAGGCGAGTTCACGCTATCGGGTCTGCTCAAGATTGGGGTGCAGCAGGTTCCGGCAAAGAAGAAGCGTTTCGGCAAAGACCCGTTCACAGGCGAGGAGCGCTGGTTTGATGCCAAGCCGGCAACCGTCCGTCTGAAGGTACGTCCGCTGAAGAAACTCAAGGATGCTGCAGCAGCCTGA
- the rbsK gene encoding ribokinase, whose protein sequence is MRSSEAPSSVRIIVAGSANMDLMVHAERLPARGETLLGGGFATFAGGKGANQAVAAARLGASVAMLGCIGDDDFGAHLRARLDSEHIDTAHLHMVDDMSSGIAAITVAADGANTIVVSPGANAALTPAHVDAAQDAIGAAGMLICQLEVPLDTVRHAISVAARLGTPVLLNPAPAQPLADALYQQVSYMVLNETEAHLLTDVPVDGPASAREAAAHLRAKGVETVIVTLGAEGVWYATTGEEGHLPAPRVDAIDTTAAGDTFVGGFAAERVRGASIRDAIEFGQRAAALSVTRQGAQASIPTHAEVRAQPAFPATVR, encoded by the coding sequence ATGCGCTCCAGCGAAGCACCCTCCTCGGTCCGGATCATCGTCGCGGGTAGCGCGAACATGGATCTCATGGTGCACGCGGAGCGTCTGCCGGCGCGGGGGGAAACCTTGCTCGGGGGCGGGTTCGCCACATTCGCCGGCGGCAAAGGCGCCAATCAGGCGGTCGCAGCGGCGCGGCTCGGCGCTTCAGTGGCGATGCTCGGCTGCATCGGAGACGACGACTTCGGCGCTCATCTCCGCGCGCGTCTGGACAGCGAGCACATCGACACGGCGCACCTGCACATGGTGGACGACATGTCGAGCGGCATCGCCGCCATCACGGTGGCCGCGGACGGTGCGAATACGATCGTCGTTTCGCCGGGCGCCAACGCCGCGCTTACTCCCGCTCACGTCGATGCGGCGCAAGACGCCATCGGCGCCGCCGGCATGCTGATTTGCCAACTCGAGGTGCCGCTCGACACCGTGCGGCATGCCATTTCAGTCGCGGCAAGGCTCGGCACGCCGGTGCTGCTGAACCCGGCTCCGGCACAGCCGCTTGCGGACGCGCTTTACCAGCAGGTCAGCTATATGGTTCTCAACGAGACCGAGGCCCACTTGCTGACGGACGTGCCCGTCGATGGCCCGGCGTCCGCGCGTGAAGCCGCAGCGCACCTGCGTGCGAAAGGCGTGGAGACGGTGATCGTCACCCTCGGCGCCGAGGGCGTCTGGTACGCGACAACCGGGGAGGAAGGTCACCTGCCCGCGCCACGCGTCGATGCGATCGACACCACGGCGGCCGGCGATACCTTCGTCGGCGGCTTCGCAGCCGAGCGCGTGCGCGGCGCCAGCATTCGCGACGCGATCGAGTTCGGACAGCGGGCCGCGGCGCTCAGCGTCACGCGTCAAGGCGCGCAGGCATCCATTCCGACCCACGCCGAAGTGCGGGCGCAACCCGCGTTCCCGGCAACGGTTCGATAG
- a CDS encoding YciE/YciF ferroxidase family protein — protein sequence MLRRNEARSEGAFFDSLVAGIEADRIFSVNGAIDPGDTDVPGAWGRTLLLEETQGQVERIDQVVEATGIRLKRMKCVAMEGLIEEGQELIDEIEKGPVLDAGLVAAAQKVEHYEIAAYGGLCAIGKQLGFSEAVTLLKETLEEEKATDLKLTQFAEKAANMKTTND from the coding sequence ATGCTCAGGCGCAACGAAGCCCGCTCTGAGGGGGCTTTTTTTGATTCTTTGGTCGCGGGTATCGAAGCCGACCGCATCTTCAGCGTAAATGGGGCGATTGACCCAGGAGACACTGACGTACCTGGCGCTTGGGGGAGAACTCTCCTTCTTGAAGAAACGCAAGGCCAGGTGGAACGTATAGATCAGGTCGTCGAGGCAACCGGAATACGCCTCAAGCGAATGAAATGCGTCGCGATGGAAGGCCTGATTGAGGAGGGCCAGGAGTTGATCGATGAGATTGAAAAAGGACCCGTGCTCGATGCGGGCCTCGTTGCCGCCGCACAGAAAGTCGAGCACTATGAAATCGCGGCTTATGGCGGCCTCTGCGCGATAGGCAAGCAGCTTGGCTTTTCTGAGGCCGTGACGCTTCTGAAGGAGACGCTGGAGGAAGAAAAAGCGACGGACCTCAAGCTGACTCAATTCGCGGAAAAGGCGGCCAACATGAAAACAACCAACGACTAA
- a CDS encoding YggL 50S ribosome-binding family protein, with product MSKQYNRRQRKKLHLGEFQGLGFAVSAALRAGVSAAEAELVCDAFISECIEATRLAYGGAIVHKLDGFVTAYAGRASATEAQRSVVRDWLEARPELMAVDVGPLVDAWYGHD from the coding sequence ATGTCCAAACAATACAATCGTCGCCAACGCAAGAAGCTCCATCTCGGCGAATTTCAGGGGCTGGGCTTCGCTGTGTCCGCTGCGCTACGCGCGGGTGTATCCGCAGCGGAGGCCGAACTGGTTTGTGATGCGTTCATCAGTGAGTGTATCGAGGCCACCCGGCTGGCATATGGTGGAGCGATCGTGCACAAGCTTGACGGATTCGTCACGGCCTATGCCGGTCGGGCATCAGCGACGGAAGCGCAGCGCAGCGTCGTACGCGATTGGCTCGAAGCGAGGCCCGAACTGATGGCTGTTGACGTCGGGCCACTCGTCGACGCGTGGTACGGCCACGATTAG
- a CDS encoding dihydrodipicolinate synthase family protein, whose protein sequence is MTLPTSLPRSTRSIEGIVPVMLTPFDDAGTIDYAGLERLIEWYLAHGSDALFAVAQSSEMQFLSLDERAALGRFVVERVAGRAPVVVSGHISDDPEAQAEELNAAAATGADGIVLVTNRLDPRREGTEAFTANLRRLMSRLPSDIPLGLYECPAPYRRLLSDDELKMCIDTGRFVMLKDVSCDLDTVKRRVALAKGSPLKILNANAAIAWDAMKAGSAGFNGVFTNFHPDLYNWLRNRADENPALAHELSTFLVLAAVSEALGYPALAKMYHQRIGTFQSIRCRAIDYDVRERFWALDAVLDRIVEGTEHFRSRIAAGF, encoded by the coding sequence ATGACCCTCCCCACTTCCCTGCCGCGCTCGACGCGCTCGATCGAAGGCATCGTTCCCGTCATGCTGACGCCTTTCGACGACGCCGGGACCATCGACTATGCCGGGCTCGAACGACTGATCGAGTGGTATCTCGCGCATGGCTCGGACGCGCTCTTCGCGGTCGCCCAGTCGAGCGAAATGCAATTCCTGAGCCTCGACGAACGCGCCGCGCTCGGCCGCTTCGTGGTCGAGCGCGTCGCCGGCCGTGCGCCGGTCGTGGTCTCAGGCCATATCAGCGACGATCCGGAGGCGCAAGCCGAGGAGCTGAACGCGGCCGCGGCGACGGGCGCGGACGGCATCGTGCTGGTGACGAACCGGCTCGATCCGCGCCGCGAAGGCACCGAAGCGTTCACGGCGAACCTGCGTCGCCTGATGAGCCGCCTTCCTTCCGACATTCCATTGGGGCTGTACGAGTGCCCCGCTCCTTACCGGCGCCTGCTGTCCGACGACGAGCTCAAGATGTGCATCGATACCGGCCGCTTCGTGATGCTGAAGGACGTCAGCTGCGATCTCGACACCGTGAAGCGCCGCGTCGCGCTGGCGAAGGGCTCGCCCCTGAAGATCCTGAACGCGAATGCCGCGATCGCGTGGGACGCGATGAAAGCCGGCTCGGCGGGTTTCAACGGTGTGTTCACGAACTTTCATCCGGACCTGTACAACTGGTTGCGCAACCGCGCCGACGAGAATCCGGCGCTCGCACACGAGCTTTCGACTTTTCTCGTACTCGCGGCGGTGTCGGAGGCGCTCGGCTATCCGGCGCTCGCGAAGATGTATCACCAGCGGATCGGCACTTTTCAGTCGATTCGTTGCCGCGCAATCGACTACGACGTGCGCGAGCGCTTCTGGGCGCTCGACGCGGTGCTCGACCGTATCGTCGAAGGCACCGAGCATTTCCGTTCGCGCATCGCCGCCGGGTTTTGA
- a CDS encoding NAD-dependent epimerase/dehydratase family protein encodes MNQTTTASLKPFRRLLLTGAAGNLGRQLRGALANWADVVRVSDIAKLSEPAPHEETTIVDLADRRAVMQLVEGVDAIVHLGGISIDAPFEDLLGANIAGTYNVYEAARKHGVKRVVFASSNHAIGFHPVTEVLDTDAPQRPDSLYGVTKCFGEALSRYYYDRFGIETVCLRIGSSFEEPKNPRMLVTYLSYRDFIELVRCSLFTSRVGHVVVYGASNNPVKWWDNTKASFLGFNPRDSAAQFAERFPATAPGDSHDDPAQRFQGGPFVLGEPMEAKR; translated from the coding sequence ATGAACCAAACAACCACAGCGTCGCTCAAGCCCTTCCGGCGTCTGCTTCTGACCGGCGCCGCCGGCAACCTGGGCCGCCAGTTGCGCGGCGCGCTCGCCAACTGGGCCGATGTCGTGCGCGTGAGCGACATCGCGAAGCTCAGCGAACCCGCGCCACATGAGGAAACGACCATCGTCGATCTGGCGGACCGGCGGGCGGTGATGCAGCTCGTCGAGGGCGTCGATGCGATCGTGCATCTCGGCGGCATCTCCATCGACGCCCCGTTCGAGGATCTGCTCGGAGCGAACATTGCCGGCACATACAACGTGTATGAGGCCGCGCGCAAGCACGGCGTCAAGCGCGTCGTGTTCGCGAGCTCCAATCATGCGATCGGCTTTCATCCGGTCACCGAAGTGCTCGACACCGACGCGCCGCAGCGCCCGGACAGCCTCTACGGCGTGACGAAGTGCTTCGGCGAGGCGCTTTCGCGGTATTACTACGATCGTTTCGGCATCGAGACGGTGTGCCTGCGAATCGGCTCGTCGTTCGAAGAGCCGAAGAATCCACGCATGCTCGTCACGTATCTGAGCTATCGCGACTTCATCGAACTGGTGCGGTGTTCGCTGTTCACGAGCCGCGTCGGGCACGTGGTCGTGTACGGCGCGTCGAACAATCCGGTCAAGTGGTGGGACAATACGAAAGCCAGCTTCCTCGGCTTCAACCCGCGCGACAGCGCTGCGCAGTTTGCAGAACGTTTCCCCGCGACTGCACCGGGCGACTCGCACGACGACCCCGCGCAACGCTTCCAGGGCGGCCCATTCGTGCTCGGCGAGCCGATGGAGGCGAAGCGGTGA
- a CDS encoding LacI family DNA-binding transcriptional regulator, which translates to MENVTFRMKKLFPTIRDVAAAAGVSVATVSKYINGAQRFSAPVEARLKAAIEELGYRSNPLARSMITGRSRTIGLTILDISNPHFTNVVKGANRVALRHDYTLLLVDTDENQARERPLIEALAQRVDGLIVSSRIPDDEAQWLLHLDKPLVLLRRSDALPLPSVGIDNRLATYMLARHLLNLGHRHIAYLGFGQARINDERIRGARECLEEAGLTLDVYDAHAPTAHAGEDACSRVMLGPRRPQAVICYNDLIALGFMKEAASLGIRVPHELSVTGVDNVPYGEYAAPALTTVDIQSEKMGELAMQKLIDALAGHSVAGHSTFEPRLIVRESTAACG; encoded by the coding sequence ATGGAAAACGTTACCTTCCGCATGAAAAAACTCTTTCCAACGATTCGTGACGTCGCCGCTGCGGCTGGCGTGTCGGTCGCCACGGTGTCCAAGTACATCAACGGTGCGCAGCGCTTCTCCGCGCCGGTTGAGGCGCGCCTGAAGGCGGCGATCGAGGAACTCGGCTACCGCTCCAATCCGCTTGCGCGATCGATGATCACCGGCCGCTCACGCACCATCGGGCTGACCATTCTTGACATCAGCAATCCGCACTTCACGAATGTCGTGAAGGGCGCCAACCGCGTCGCGCTGCGCCACGACTACACGCTTCTGCTCGTCGACACCGACGAAAACCAGGCGCGCGAGCGTCCGCTGATCGAAGCGCTCGCGCAGCGCGTCGACGGCCTGATCGTCAGCTCGCGGATACCCGACGACGAGGCGCAGTGGCTGCTCCATCTCGACAAGCCACTTGTGCTGTTGAGACGTAGCGATGCGCTGCCGCTCCCGAGCGTCGGCATCGACAACCGGCTCGCAACCTACATGCTCGCGCGGCATCTGCTGAACCTCGGGCATCGTCATATCGCCTACCTCGGTTTCGGGCAGGCGCGCATCAACGACGAGCGCATTCGCGGTGCGCGCGAGTGTCTCGAGGAAGCCGGCCTCACGCTCGACGTGTACGACGCTCACGCGCCGACCGCGCATGCAGGCGAGGACGCGTGCTCGCGCGTGATGCTCGGTCCGCGCAGGCCGCAGGCGGTGATCTGCTACAACGACCTGATCGCGCTCGGCTTCATGAAAGAGGCGGCGTCGCTCGGCATCAGGGTGCCGCACGAGCTGTCGGTGACCGGCGTCGACAACGTCCCGTACGGCGAGTACGCAGCGCCCGCGCTGACCACCGTCGACATCCAGAGCGAGAAGATGGGCGAGCTCGCGATGCAAAAGCTTATCGACGCGCTCGCGGGCCACTCGGTGGCCGGGCATTCGACGTTCGAGCCGAGGCTCATCGTCCGTGAATCGACCGCGGCCTGCGGCTGA
- a CDS encoding class I SAM-dependent methyltransferase, which translates to MTEQNAYQVTDWNGQSGERWVANQARLDAMVAVFGQAAIEAAAPAAGERVLDVGCGAGASSLALAARVGPRGQVLGVDISEPLISRARALAPQDTPALFRVADASSAELPEGAFDILFSRFGVMFFDDPTGAFAHMRRALRPGGRVAFACWRGAAENDWVRLPMGAIKGILPPSAPPDPEAPGPFSFGDRGRVSRILTAAGFADIAIAPFDASVPFGEGGTRDAAIDDAVKMTLEVGPLSRALVDQPDDIRARASAAVRAAFAGLPGERSVMIDGAAWIVMARNPAR; encoded by the coding sequence ATGACAGAGCAAAATGCTTATCAGGTGACCGACTGGAATGGTCAAAGCGGGGAGCGCTGGGTCGCCAACCAGGCCCGGCTCGACGCTATGGTGGCGGTGTTCGGCCAGGCCGCGATAGAAGCCGCCGCGCCCGCGGCGGGCGAGCGCGTGCTGGACGTCGGCTGCGGCGCGGGCGCATCGAGTCTGGCTCTGGCCGCCCGCGTCGGCCCGAGGGGCCAAGTGCTGGGCGTGGACATATCCGAACCGCTGATCAGCCGGGCGCGCGCGCTTGCGCCACAGGATACGCCGGCCCTGTTCCGGGTGGCCGACGCCAGCAGCGCCGAGTTGCCCGAGGGCGCGTTCGACATCCTGTTCTCGCGTTTCGGCGTGATGTTCTTCGACGATCCGACAGGAGCGTTCGCCCATATGCGACGCGCGCTGCGGCCGGGGGGGCGGGTCGCTTTCGCCTGCTGGCGCGGCGCGGCCGAGAACGATTGGGTGCGCCTGCCGATGGGCGCGATCAAGGGCATCCTCCCGCCGAGCGCGCCGCCCGATCCCGAAGCGCCCGGCCCATTTTCGTTCGGCGACCGGGGGCGGGTGTCGCGCATCCTGACCGCAGCCGGCTTCGCCGATATCGCTATCGCGCCCTTCGATGCTTCCGTCCCGTTCGGAGAGGGCGGGACGCGGGACGCTGCGATCGACGACGCGGTGAAGATGACGCTCGAGGTCGGCCCACTGTCGCGCGCGCTCGTTGATCAGCCCGACGACATCCGCGCCCGCGCGTCGGCCGCGGTTCGCGCCGCCTTCGCGGGCCTGCCCGGCGAGCGGTCGGTGATGATCGACGGCGCGGCGTGGATCGTCATGGCACGCAATCCGGCACGCTGA
- a CDS encoding MFS transporter — translation MNPTPVSEQAPARVRRAQIVALTLLMVSGIVNYLDRGTLAVANPLIRKDLGLSLGEMGLLLSAFSWSYALFQLPVGGLVDRIGPRRLLGVGLIIWSLAQAAGGIVSTFGWFVVARIVLGIGESPQFPSAARVVSNWFPLRARGKPTGIFNSASPLGTALAPLCLSVLVVEFHWRWAFIVTGALGLAVAVIWLAIYRDPNPSALTAEELHYLKGDAAQTKPAEQLSFADWRALFSNVTTWGMLIGFFGSVYLNWVYLTWLPGYLTTERHMTLMHTGIAASVPFFCGFLGALCAGWFSDLITKRSASPVASRRNAVVIAMLGMVAFTVPAALVESNTIAIVCISVVIFLANAASACSWALATAAAPANRVGSLGAIQNFGGFLGGALAPILTGYIAQAWSFVPALLTAAGIAFVGAMSYLFLVRKPIEFETEPGTPARAHA, via the coding sequence ATGAACCCAACCCCCGTGTCCGAGCAGGCACCTGCGCGCGTGCGCCGCGCCCAGATCGTGGCGCTGACGCTGCTGATGGTGAGTGGCATCGTGAACTATCTCGATCGCGGCACGCTCGCGGTCGCGAATCCGCTGATCCGCAAGGATCTCGGTCTGTCGCTCGGGGAAATGGGGCTGCTGCTGTCGGCATTCTCCTGGAGCTACGCGCTCTTCCAACTGCCGGTCGGCGGCCTCGTCGATCGCATCGGACCGCGCAGGCTGCTCGGAGTCGGCCTGATCATCTGGTCGCTCGCGCAGGCCGCGGGCGGCATCGTGTCCACCTTCGGCTGGTTCGTCGTCGCGCGCATCGTGCTCGGCATCGGCGAGTCGCCGCAGTTTCCGTCGGCGGCGCGCGTCGTGAGCAACTGGTTTCCGCTGCGTGCGCGAGGCAAGCCGACCGGCATCTTCAATTCCGCGTCGCCGCTCGGCACGGCGCTCGCACCGCTGTGCCTGTCGGTGCTCGTCGTGGAATTTCACTGGCGCTGGGCCTTCATCGTTACCGGCGCGCTCGGTCTCGCGGTTGCGGTGATCTGGCTCGCTATCTATCGTGATCCAAACCCCTCTGCGCTCACTGCAGAGGAACTGCACTACCTCAAAGGCGACGCCGCGCAGACGAAGCCTGCCGAGCAGCTCAGCTTCGCCGATTGGCGCGCGCTGTTCTCGAACGTCACGACTTGGGGGATGCTGATCGGCTTCTTCGGCTCGGTCTATCTGAACTGGGTTTATCTGACCTGGCTGCCTGGCTACCTGACGACAGAGCGCCACATGACTCTGATGCACACGGGAATCGCGGCCTCGGTGCCCTTCTTCTGCGGCTTTCTCGGCGCGCTCTGCGCAGGCTGGTTCTCCGACCTCATCACGAAGAGGAGCGCCTCGCCGGTGGCGAGCAGGCGCAACGCGGTCGTCATCGCGATGCTCGGCATGGTGGCGTTCACCGTGCCGGCCGCACTCGTCGAAAGCAATACGATCGCCATCGTCTGCATCTCGGTCGTGATCTTTCTCGCCAATGCAGCATCAGCCTGCTCATGGGCACTGGCAACCGCAGCCGCACCGGCCAACCGCGTCGGCTCGCTCGGCGCCATCCAGAACTTCGGCGGCTTTCTCGGCGGCGCACTCGCGCCCATTCTCACGGGCTACATCGCGCAGGCGTGGTCCTTCGTGCCGGCTTTGCTGACGGCCGCGGGAATCGCCTTCGTCGGCGCAATGAGCTATCTCTTCCTCGTGCGCAAGCCGATCGAGTTCGAGACCGAACCGGGTACGCCGGCTCGCGCTCACGCCTGA